CCTGGGAATTTTCAGGTGAGAACTACTAACTCAGACAAGACTAAAGATAAAGAATTTGAAACTGGTATTCATGTTCTAAAGAGTACTAAGTGtctgtttataaaatattatttacttataATGTGAAAGGAGCAAGGTAGtcctgaaaaatttttttaattgctctCTATAGATTACTTGCCAAGATCTGCTTCCATTGGAACCAAAATTGTTgtaatttatcagtttttcttttttatccttgTATTAGTCCAGATGTATCCAAATGTTTCCTGATTTTTCACATGCTTAGGCTCTGTTTACCAAGCCAGGTTATTGGTACCAGGGGCTGCTAGAAAGATCCATGGAGGATGACAGCTGGATTATGTGTGGTCATCTGCTTGTTTCTTGTGATCTTGTCACAGGTCCCTCTGGGGAGGAACTATGGCTTGGTTAATCTGGTGTCTTAACACAGTGTCTAGCACAAAGTTGGCACTTaatgttgaaagaatgaaaatgCAAACTCCACATGGAGAAACGACCGTGCTGGCCTTGTTCTATTTCACATATGTATCTCTTAGCACAATTCCATGGTGCATGGTGCGTATGTATATACTGACCGATTCAGGCATTGTATGTCAGATTTGCTTGGATCCCCACTCTTGTGTTCTCTGATATTCATAGTTTGATGATTTCctctttataaataaaatcttgATTTTGTGTAGGCTTATGATGATGATTGAAAGgttacattttacataagatactGCTTTATAACTTATTATTTTCCTCTTACCTTCAAACCTCCCACACaacttttaaatagtttttataatTAGGATGACTTGTGGTGGATTTATCCACCTGGTTGCCATGGATGAGTGATTGGTGACTTTGTACAAGCTAAAATATAAGCAGACTTAAGAACAATTTTAGATGAATTAATGCATGATCAAGCCACAAGTTGTTATGGGAAGGAGAGAAATTTACAATGTGGGTTGTTATGTGGTTGAGGTCAGCATCACCAAGAAACTCTCACTTGTAAGTGCTGTATGCCAGGTGGCAAATATGATTTCACTTGATTctgaaagcttatttaaaaaatattctcagtTTAAGTACTTCAGCAATGAACCTGGTGTACTTACAACTTTAAGCAATAATTTTCTCAGGAGCAGTGTTTTGAACCTCAATAACTTCCATAGTTACAAGAAGAATGAGGTAACTGATAAAGATTATTCCCTTTTTGCCAGGGATGATTTTAGTACCTCATTGTTAATGCTTAGATGAAATTTTTCTCAGAGGAAGTCGGGGCTAGTACTTATTAGTGTGGtggttttaaacatttaaagtgTATACGAAAGACCGGATCATCTGAATGATTCTTTGGCAATTTACATAGACAAGGAGATGCATTAACTTTGCCAATATGTGAATGCcataaaactttaagaaaattattGGATATGACAACATAGAAATGTTGTGTTCATTTCTTCATGTATGTATGGCTTCTTTAGTATTTACTTGATAGAAGCTTTTAACagtgttttattattatgaaatatagGTGCCCCTCACAATTCAGATAAGACAGCACTGAATTGAGCCTTTTCTTTTCAGCCTCTGAAAATAGCAACCACTTGTACCTTGTTTCCAGGGTAGCCTTTATTGCCCTTGCTTCCTTGGCTTGGAGCAGGATCAGCACACTATCAGACTGACACATCTCCCTCATGCTCCTTTTTAATCTCTCAGAAAAACACTTGCCCTGACTTTGTTGGGCAGGGGATGGTAGCAGTGCTCTGGTCAGCAGTCGAGTTGTGGAAATGAGAAGTGAAAGAGCAACAGTGTTCaggtctttatatttaaaatgttcttttacaTGATTTGCACTGGTTTCAGCTCCCTCACCATTGTGTCTTTTAACCAgttgtttaataaaattaattcttttttattttcgaCACTTAAAAAAGTCTCAAACCATAAAGGCAACTACTTTTTCTTAGTCAATAATGATCTCAGTATATTTTTTTAGTATCTGCTAAAGTTCTtaagaaacaattaaaaacaataaaaaattatagaaataaagcaTTCTGGCTTAGAAAGAACCTTAGGTATTACATCTAACCCTTCCTCCCCCTcactttttttggagacagggtcttgtttggtcacctaggctgtagtgtggtggcacagtcatagctcactgcagcctcaaactccttagctcaagcagtccttccatctcagcctaccaagtagataggactacaggtgtatgctaccatgcctggctaatttttaaatttttagcagagataggagtcttgctgtgttgcccaggcctcGAACTCCTCACTTGAGTTCTTGCTTGGCCTCGCAAATAAGCCCCTTCTTGTTACACATGAGGAAATAGGCACAGAAGTGACTTGTTCAAAGTCATGGAGCTGGTTATAGACAGACACAGATTATCCACCTCAGGTCTCCTGAGTCTCATTACCATGCTCCTTTTTGGGTACCAGTGACTAAATGGAGTAGAAGTAATGTAGGAGAACATTACTGGAAAAGAAGAGGAAGCTCAAAATTCAGGGAATGTGAATTTAATGCAATGTTTATTAATGTTTCCCcctaatttacattttaatcatGCATACTACCTTATCACTAAGATAGCTGTGGCATCATACTTGGAAGCATTCTGTTTCTATCCTGCAGGTATCCTCAGCTATTTTGTGAAGGTCCATGCATGCAGGGTATGATGAACAGCAAAGAGAAGACATGTTTCCATTCTGTGCCTCTTAAAAGTAGTGAACATTTGACAGAACTTTCCAGAAGTTTCCAGAAATATGACAGCCTGCATTGGCTGCATAAACAACATTATAGTCAGTTAAATATATTGATTGCTGCATAAACAGGAAATAATCTTGCTCAGTGTTGTTTGTACTACTTAGAgcagcagagactggagtgagaGTGTGGTTTGTTCATTGTGATGGGATAGAGATTAACACTAGTGTTACCCCATATTATCTGTATATCAAAGTGACTTCCTAGGGCAGGTaccatctttcttttttagaaaccAGCTAaagttcaaagaagaaaatagtaatCGTCTCTattcctagcctccagaattaACCACTGTTAGCATTTTGATGctgctttcttccctcttttggTATACTTTAATAACTACACAAGTAACATATGGGTGGTTattaaacaattaaaacaatataaataatattcaatttaaaatacttttatgtgcacatataaatgtatgtagaaatgttttgtttattgaaagtttttgaaTGGTACTATACTATATGCTTAGCCATCTTTATATCCTCTGTACTTAGCATTGTTGCTTGATAGtaaataaatgcttactgaattaaAAATTCACGTAATAAATTTTGTATATACTCTATCCAAACTGAActtattttagtttcttaaaCAGCTACATTTTATTTTGCCCCTAGGCCTTCATATATGTTACTGCTTTTACCTGAAATGCCCAGGTCTTCCCTCAAATGCCTTTTTTTCGGGGGTGGGGGTGTAGTGGGGCAGGCCTTCCTTGATCATTTTCTGATGAATAAGACAGCCTTGCTTCATGCTGTCGTGCTTCAGGGCTATCGTCCCTTTTTAATGCTCATCCATTGGAAATAATTGTTGAAGGGCAGTCTTCCTTGGTATATTgtaactccttgagggcagggagcaCATCTGCTTGTTTGCCAAAAAAAAGTTTGAGGAATGGAATTATGAGCATAATTTTAGTATGAAATATTTTGACATGTAATTCAAGAGAATGACAAAATAACAGTGCTTTGACAGGCTACCACAGCCCCTTGacactttatttccttccttctcccatcATTGCCCATCTAATTCCAGCTCCTGTCAGTTCAACTTCCAACATACATACTTAAATCTGCCCATTTTAGTCCGTCTCCACTATCATCCTACTCCAACTATCATCTCTTGCCCTGGACCACTAGAATAATCTGGTTTCCCTATATCCATTTTTGTCCTATCCAGACTTTCAGATAGATGATTATTTCAAAACGCAGATACGATCATTCACctccattttagaacatttcagtTACTTCGCATTTGCTGCAAATCCTTACAGGGCCTGCGAGGTCTTAACTGCTCTGGCATTTACATTGCCTCCTCCCATTTATGTCCCACTGTACTCTTCCACTTCCTGTGTGCTTTATCTACACCAGCCTCCCTTCAGTTGTCCATCACAACATGACCACTCCTGTCACAGGGACTTTGCATGTGACATGGCTGCTCTCTGGAATACCCTTGCCTACCCCACAGTTCTTTATCTAGACAACTCCTCCTCATTTTTGAGTTCAGCCTCTTCCTCAAAGACCTTTCCTGacctctctgtatctctctcatAGCACTTATTACAACTCTTATGTATGTTTATGTGATTTTCAGATTGACCCTTATCATTCCATAGTTGGTTGTAAAAACTCGATGAGATAGGGGACTGGGACTGGCCTTGCTCACTGTTTTATGGTTCCCTGGTGCCTAACACAGTGCTTGTGGAAGACCCTTAGTAAACACtggttgaaagaatgaataagccAAGTAGTAAGTGAGTgggtagatgagtggatggatgattGAACTGCCTTAGCAGGGACAAAGAGACAATCCACTGGAAGTCATTTTCTCATGGAACCAGGTGGAGGTTAGAATGTAGAATCTGGTAGTGGTGTTCATTTTCTGTACAATGTTTGTTCTGCAGATACTTAATGTAGTACGGAGGTAAACTAAATGTAAGGAGACATTCAGGATGATATTTCTTTGCTAACTTTTccccttttctcattttcagaagGTAATAAACTTGAGGAGTGAGTAAACATCTGACCTTTAAACACCCAAATATCAGTATTTTCCAGATTGGCTCTAAGGGAATCACTTGAAGTGTTTTATTTTGGTGGTCTGAGTGAGAGTGGGGATCTTCATTTTTAAGCATGTCAATCAAGGCAAGCTTGGGAAACACTACCCTGGAATTATTATCTGGGAGTTGTATGTGACTTAAACATAAGTGTAGACCACCTAAAATAACTTTGAAGCTGTCAAACTGGTCAAAGAGGAATTGATTACTTACTGTTGAGCCATTTCCTTTCTATTCTACAtagtaactatttttttttccctatgtaCATGGGAGCATGTTATAAATTACTTGTAGAGTCAGATATTTTATAATCTGAAATCTttggatatatttatttatattttggaaacattaaaaagaatagaTGTGGAGGTCATtccatttatacatttattgtaAGACCGATGTTTGTGTTGTTAAACCTGTGGTTAGAAGTGTTTTCAGAGAGACTGAGCTAATGAAATCTAATATTGAGGAGAATGCATCTTTTGCATCTTGAAGGTACTAATTTGATAAATATGTCAAAGTTATTCTTCTATATTAAGGCAGATAGTACATGATAAATGGGACCTTTGTAAAATAGTCCATTGGAAAAGTATattaaatcttttgtagagatatgTAAAAGAAGCTAGTAAAGGTGTTTTGATTCTAGGCAAAAGATGTCATTGAAGAGAAACTAGTTTTACTCAAGGGCTCACATTAAAGCTgggtatgaatgaatgaaacatgtCAAGCAGGTTTACTCTTTTAGGAGTATAGTGGTTAAGATAGCTCACAGAAACAGTCAGTACCTTGGGCCAAACACATTTCTTGAGTACCAGATGTGTGAAATCATAAGCAATTTAACTTAAGATTATAGTTGTTAGATGAGTTTGaatgaaaacatgtttttaaattgctTATATTCTAAAGTTAGTCTGAGTTACATTTATTCTGATTAGGTATAAAAAGATTACTGGTTTGGGTGAATGTTATGTTATGTGCAATATATGttgataaaagtataaaaaaccaGAGTACTGGTCTTAATTACTTACCTTGCATACATATAGCCCTTATTGATGTCAGTTACAGTAGGTAATTCAGAATTAGCCAATTTAGATTATCATTCATCTTTTTCCTGTGATATATTAAAGATTTGGGAGGGAATTAGTggttgagtatttttatttttatctattttctgaGTAAACAGATAACATTGTGAGTTTTATGGTATACAACACAATGTTTTGAAGTACatgtacattgtggaatggttaaatctagctaattaataaatgcattatctaacatatttatcatttttgtggtaagAGCATGTAACATCCACTCTGTTTACATTTTTCAGGAATACAATATCTTATCATTAGCTATACTCACCTTACTATACAACAGATGTCCTGAAATGTATTCCCCCTAAATGTAATTATATCTCCTTTGAGCAACATCTCCCCAACCTCTCCTCCCCACTAACTACCCCACCttctggtaactaccattctactttctacttttatgagtttaacttttttagattctataTATGAGTGATTGTGCAATATTGTCTTTGtgtgcctggattattttacttaacttaatgtcctccaggtttttccatgttgtatcagatggcaggatttcattcttttttatggtgaaaCATCTTAAAGTTATCTCACATCTTAAAGTTCATTCATCCATCGATGGACACTTAGATTAattccataccttggctattatgaatagtgctgtgataaacatgagagtgcaaatatctcttctatatattgatttcagttcctttggatatattcCTAAGAATAGGATTACAgaatcacatggtagttctatttttaactttttgaggaacctccatactgttttctataatggccatattaatttacattcccataaaGAGTATataagggttcctttttctctaccttTGCCAGCACTTGTTGTCttttgataatggccattctaactggggtggaatgatatccatgtggttttgatttgcatttcccttatgacTGCACattcttttcatatacctgttggctatttgtatgtcttcttttgagaaattattGTTAAGctcttttgaccattttttaattgagttgtctttttgctattgagttgttcgAGTTCCTTATGTGTTTTTGGATATTAGCCTCTTGTCAGAAGtatagtttgcatatattttcttccattctgtaggttgtctctttattaTGTTGATTGTTTGCTGCACAGAAactttttagcttgatataatcccCATTGTctgttttgctttggttgcctgtgcttttgaagtcttatccAAAAAAGTCTTGCCAAGactccagcttgtgtgacagagtgagaccctgtctaaaaacaacaacaacaataccaACACTGCCACCACCAACAGTGCAAGTGATTTATCTCTGATTTAACAGTCCAAATGTAAGCAATGCAGGACAGTATGGTGCCTCCATAGTGTTGCAGACCTAGGATCCTTCCATTTTGTTGCTTTGTCATCTTTACTTGAAGCTTTTATCTCATAGTTTGAGATGGCCACCCCTACTCCAACCACCAAATTGTTACAGTTATAAAATGGGGAAGAAAAGGGAGGGCGTCCTCCTTTTCAGGGTACAACCTAGAAGTATATCCTTTCTACTCATGCTGTTGATCAAATCTAGTGACATGGTCACacttagctgcaagggaggctggaaatAGTCTTCAGTTGGGCAGCCACGTGTTCCACTGAAACTTTTATTGCTGTAGAAGAGAACAGATATCAGGGGTATAAGGAGTAACTTCATCATAATAGTCAGCAACAGAAAAGAATTTACTTCTggaatgcttatttttttctaacttactGTTTTGTGTGGAGAAATTTTCTACTGAAGTTAGCAAGTGGACTTGAGTTGTGGAAAAGCGTTAACCTGAGTTCATGTATTTTGCTTTAGGACTTTAACTAAGTCAGATTTATTCTGACAGTTACAGGAATGAGTGTGAAATATATTAAGAGACAAGATTGCCCTTTGGTAACTGTTACTTTTCATGtactgtttttatgtttttgtttttcacctaTCTTGAGACTAATTTCATagttgttttctttgtatttttaggtatGGCACAGTCACAAGGGTGGGTGAAAAGATACATCAAGGCCTTTTGTAAAGGCTTCTTTGTGGCGGTGCCTGTGGCAGTGACTTTCTTGGATCGGGTCGCCTGTGTGGCAAGAGTAGAAGGAGCATCGATGCAGGTGAAAATGATATAACTTAATTCTTCAAAGCACATACTTCATTGTTTTTCAAGCACTAGAAATGAGAGTGCTAATTATTATTCCTATTCTGGGAACTGAAAGGTTATAAAAAGGCATTGAAATGAAATTTTACTTTACTGAATGTGTTCTTAAGGTCTTCTAAAACAGTCATATTATAATCAGAGGAGAGGTTAATAAAAGTAACTA
The nucleotide sequence above comes from Macaca nemestrina isolate mMacNem1 chromosome 4, mMacNem.hap1, whole genome shotgun sequence. Encoded proteins:
- the LOC105475279 gene encoding mitochondrial inner membrane protease subunit 2 isoform X10, coding for MAQSQGWVKRYIKAFCKGFFVAVPVAVTFLDRVACVARVEGASMQPSLNPGGSQSSDVVLLNHWKVRNFEVHRGDIVSLVLL